The Sorex araneus isolate mSorAra2 chromosome 5, mSorAra2.pri, whole genome shotgun sequence genome has a segment encoding these proteins:
- the EGR2 gene encoding E3 SUMO-protein ligase EGR2 isoform X1, with amino-acid sequence MRVGLPSEASSCPWSARGPRDRPERRRSGLAHVLSDNIYPVEDLAATSVTIFPNAELGGPFDQMNGVAGDGMINIDMTGEKRSLDLTYPSSFAPVSAPRNQTFTYMGKFSIDPQYPGASCYPEGIINIVSAGILQGVTSPASTTASSSVTSASPNPLATGPLGVCTMSQTQPDLDHLYSPPPPPPYSGCPAGELYQDPSAAFLSAATTSSSSSLAYPPPPSYPSPKPAADPSLFPMIPDYPGFFSPQCQRDLHGTAGPDRKPFPCPLDSLRVPPPLTPLSTIRNFTLGGPSGGAAGPGASGGSEVPRLPGSSSAAAAAAAYNPHHLPLRPILRPRKYPNRPSKTPVHERPYPCPAEGCDRRFSRSDELTRHIRIHTGHKPFQCRICMRNFSRSDHLTTHIRTHTGEKPFACDYCGRKFARSDERKRHTKIHLRQKERKSSAPPSSMPASSTTSCPGASQAGGPLCSSNNSTIGGGPLAPCSSRTRTP; translated from the exons ATGCGAGTCGGGCTCCCCTCCGAGGCGTCGTCTTGCCCGTGGTCAGCGCGGGGGCCGCGGGACCGGCCGGAGCGCAGGCGGAGCGGGCTGGCGCACGTG CTGTCTGACAATATCTACCCGGTGGAGGACCTCGCCGCCACGTCGGTGACCATCTTCCCCAATGCTGAACTGGGAGGCCCTTTTGACCAGATGAACGGAGTGGCCGGAG ATGGCATGATCAACATTGACATGACTGGCGAGAAGAGGTCCTTGGATCTCACATACCCCAGCAGTTTTGCTCCCGTCTCTGCACCCAGAAACCAGACCTTCACTTACATGGGCAAGTTCTCCATTGACCCTCAGTATCCTGGTGCCAGCTGCTACCCAGAAGGCATTATTAATATCGTGAGTGCAGGCATCCTGCAAGGGGTCACTTCCCCGGCTTCGACCACTGCCTCATCCAGCGTCACTTCTGCTTCTCCCAACCCACTGGCTACAGGACCCCTGGGCGTGTGCACCATGTCCCAGACCCAGCCCGACCTGGACCACCTCTACTCACCGCCGCCACCGCCTCCTTATTCAGGCTGTCCAGCAGGAGAGCTCTACCAGGACCCCTCAGCGGCGTTCCTCTCAGCAGCCAccacctccagctcctcctctctGGCCTACCCACCGCCTCCTTCCTACCCGTCCCCCAAGCCAGCAGCGGACCCAAGTCTCTTCCCCATGATCCCAGACTATCCTGGATTTTTTTCGCCGCAGTGCCAGAGAGACCTCCATGGTACAGCTGGCCCAGATCGCAAGCCCTTTCCTTGTCCCCTGGACTCCCTCCGGGTCCCCCCTCCACTCACTCCGCTCTCCACTATCCGTAACTTTACCCTGGGGGGGCCCAGTGGTGGGGCtgcaggcccaggggccagtggaGGCAGCGAGGTACCCCGGCTGCCAGGCAGCAGCTCAGCAGCGGCCGCTGCCGCCGCCTATAACCCCCACCACTTGCCCCTGCGGCCCATTCTGCGGCCTCGAAAGTACCCCAATAGGCCCAGCAAGACCCCCGTGCATGAGCGACCCTACCCATGCCCAGCAGAAGGCTGTGACCGGCGCTTCTCTCGCTCCGATGAGCTGACACGGCATATCCGCATCCACACGGGGCACAAGCCCTTCCAGTGTCGGATCTGCATGCGCAACTTCAGCCGCAGTGACCACCTCACTACCCACATCCGcacccacaccggggagaagcCCTTCGCCTGTGACTACTGTGGCCGCAAGTTCGCCCGGAGCGATGAGAGGAAGCGCCACACCAAGATCCACCTGAGGCAGAAGGAGCGGAAAAGCAGTGCCCCCCCATCGTCCATGCCGGCCTCGTCCACGACCTCCTGTCCAGGGGCTTCACAGGCTGGGGGCCCCCTGTGCAGCAGCAACAATAGCACTATCGGTGGAGGGCCCCTGGCACCTTGCTCCTCTCGGACCCGGACACCTTGA
- the EGR2 gene encoding E3 SUMO-protein ligase EGR2 isoform X2, which translates to MINIDMTGEKRSLDLTYPSSFAPVSAPRNQTFTYMGKFSIDPQYPGASCYPEGIINIVSAGILQGVTSPASTTASSSVTSASPNPLATGPLGVCTMSQTQPDLDHLYSPPPPPPYSGCPAGELYQDPSAAFLSAATTSSSSSLAYPPPPSYPSPKPAADPSLFPMIPDYPGFFSPQCQRDLHGTAGPDRKPFPCPLDSLRVPPPLTPLSTIRNFTLGGPSGGAAGPGASGGSEVPRLPGSSSAAAAAAAYNPHHLPLRPILRPRKYPNRPSKTPVHERPYPCPAEGCDRRFSRSDELTRHIRIHTGHKPFQCRICMRNFSRSDHLTTHIRTHTGEKPFACDYCGRKFARSDERKRHTKIHLRQKERKSSAPPSSMPASSTTSCPGASQAGGPLCSSNNSTIGGGPLAPCSSRTRTP; encoded by the coding sequence ATGATCAACATTGACATGACTGGCGAGAAGAGGTCCTTGGATCTCACATACCCCAGCAGTTTTGCTCCCGTCTCTGCACCCAGAAACCAGACCTTCACTTACATGGGCAAGTTCTCCATTGACCCTCAGTATCCTGGTGCCAGCTGCTACCCAGAAGGCATTATTAATATCGTGAGTGCAGGCATCCTGCAAGGGGTCACTTCCCCGGCTTCGACCACTGCCTCATCCAGCGTCACTTCTGCTTCTCCCAACCCACTGGCTACAGGACCCCTGGGCGTGTGCACCATGTCCCAGACCCAGCCCGACCTGGACCACCTCTACTCACCGCCGCCACCGCCTCCTTATTCAGGCTGTCCAGCAGGAGAGCTCTACCAGGACCCCTCAGCGGCGTTCCTCTCAGCAGCCAccacctccagctcctcctctctGGCCTACCCACCGCCTCCTTCCTACCCGTCCCCCAAGCCAGCAGCGGACCCAAGTCTCTTCCCCATGATCCCAGACTATCCTGGATTTTTTTCGCCGCAGTGCCAGAGAGACCTCCATGGTACAGCTGGCCCAGATCGCAAGCCCTTTCCTTGTCCCCTGGACTCCCTCCGGGTCCCCCCTCCACTCACTCCGCTCTCCACTATCCGTAACTTTACCCTGGGGGGGCCCAGTGGTGGGGCtgcaggcccaggggccagtggaGGCAGCGAGGTACCCCGGCTGCCAGGCAGCAGCTCAGCAGCGGCCGCTGCCGCCGCCTATAACCCCCACCACTTGCCCCTGCGGCCCATTCTGCGGCCTCGAAAGTACCCCAATAGGCCCAGCAAGACCCCCGTGCATGAGCGACCCTACCCATGCCCAGCAGAAGGCTGTGACCGGCGCTTCTCTCGCTCCGATGAGCTGACACGGCATATCCGCATCCACACGGGGCACAAGCCCTTCCAGTGTCGGATCTGCATGCGCAACTTCAGCCGCAGTGACCACCTCACTACCCACATCCGcacccacaccggggagaagcCCTTCGCCTGTGACTACTGTGGCCGCAAGTTCGCCCGGAGCGATGAGAGGAAGCGCCACACCAAGATCCACCTGAGGCAGAAGGAGCGGAAAAGCAGTGCCCCCCCATCGTCCATGCCGGCCTCGTCCACGACCTCCTGTCCAGGGGCTTCACAGGCTGGGGGCCCCCTGTGCAGCAGCAACAATAGCACTATCGGTGGAGGGCCCCTGGCACCTTGCTCCTCTCGGACCCGGACACCTTGA
- the ADO gene encoding 2-aminoethanethiol dioxygenase codes for MPRDNMASLIQRIARQACLTFRGGRRVSERGEAPGPGEAAPPGFPENLSKLKGLLTQVRAEDLNIAPRKATLQPLPPSLPPVTYMHIYETEGFSLGVFLLKSGTSIPLHDHPGMHGMLKVLYGTVRISCMDKLDADGGQRPRAPPPEQQFEPPLQARERDAVRAGVLRSRAEYTEASGPCVLTPHQDNLHQIDAVDGPAAFLDILAPPYDPDDGRDCHYYRVLEPVRPKEAAGSASDLPREVWLLETPQADDFWCEGEPYPGPKVSP; via the coding sequence ATGCCCCGAGACAACATGGCCTCCCTGATCCAACGGATCGCCCGCCAGGCGTGCCTCACCTTCCGGGGCGGCCGGCGCGTTTCCGAGCGCGGCGAGGCGCCGGGCCCCGGGGAAGCCGCGCCTCCGGGCTTCCCGGAGAACCTGAGCAAGCTGAAGGGCCTGCTGACCCAAGTGCGCGCCGAGGACTTGAACATCGCCCCGCGCAAGGCGACGCTGCAGCCGCTGCCGCCCAGCCTGCCGCCGGTCACCTACATGCACATCTACGAGACCGAGGGCTTCAGCCTCGGCGTGTTCCTGCTCAAGAGCGGCACGTCCATCCCGCTGCACGACCACCCGGGCATGCACGGCATGCTCAAGGTGCTGTACGGCACCGTGCGCATCAGTTGCATGGACAAGCTGGACGCGGACGGCGGGCAGCGGCCGCGGGCCCCGCCGCCCGAGCAGCAGTTCGAGCCGCCGCTGCAGGCGCGGGAGCGGGACGCCGTGCGGGCCGGCGTGCTGCGCTCCCGGGCCGAGTACACCGAGGCCAGCGGGCCCTGCGTCCTCACGCCGCACCAGGACAACCTGCACCAGATCGACGCCGTGGACGGGCCCGCCGCCTTCCTGGACATCCTGGCCCCGCCCTACGACCCCGACGACGGCCGGGACTGCCACTATTACCGGGTGCTGGAACCCGTGCGACCCAAGGAGGCCGCGGGCTCGGCCAGTGACCTGCCCCGAGAGGTGTGGCTCCTGGAGACGCCGCAAGCCGATGACTTCTGGTGCGAAGGGGAGCCCTACCCGGGTCCCAAGGTCTCCCCTTGA